In Streptomyces nodosus, one DNA window encodes the following:
- a CDS encoding ABC transporter permease: MSEKTMEKPPADALTAEREAEAEEKAAARQASLLKDGWADLRKRPMFLVTAFIIVCLLALAIMPGLFTARSPFSDGFCQLQNSMDGPTSGHLFGFDVQGCDIYTRTVYGARNSVVVGVVTTIATTLIGGLVGMLAGLAGGWIDALLSRITEVFSGLPLIIGGLLIMSIWRTGDVWSVSVIMAILGWPQVFRIMRGEVISNKYNDYVMAARALGAGSWRMAFRHILPNTLAPVIVITTMNLGVYIAAEAALSYLGIGIQYPNISWGLMISDAQDRFLTSPHALLFPAGALSITVLAFIMLGDVVRDAFDPKMR; encoded by the coding sequence ATGAGTGAGAAGACGATGGAGAAGCCCCCCGCCGACGCGCTGACCGCGGAGCGGGAGGCGGAGGCCGAGGAGAAGGCGGCGGCCCGGCAGGCGAGCCTGCTCAAGGACGGCTGGGCGGACCTGCGCAAGCGGCCCATGTTCCTGGTGACCGCCTTCATCATCGTGTGCCTGCTCGCCCTGGCGATCATGCCCGGCCTGTTCACGGCGCGCTCCCCGTTCTCGGACGGCTTCTGCCAGCTGCAGAACTCCATGGACGGTCCCACCTCCGGTCACCTGTTCGGCTTCGACGTGCAGGGCTGCGACATCTACACGCGGACCGTGTACGGCGCCCGCAACTCGGTCGTCGTCGGTGTGGTGACCACCATCGCCACCACCCTGATCGGCGGTCTGGTGGGCATGCTGGCCGGTCTGGCCGGCGGCTGGATCGACGCGCTGCTCTCCCGTATCACCGAGGTGTTCTCCGGCCTGCCGCTGATCATCGGTGGTCTGCTGATCATGTCGATCTGGCGCACGGGTGACGTGTGGTCGGTGTCGGTCATCATGGCGATCCTCGGCTGGCCGCAGGTCTTCCGGATCATGCGTGGCGAGGTCATCTCCAACAAGTACAACGACTATGTGATGGCCGCCCGTGCGCTGGGCGCGGGTTCATGGCGCATGGCGTTCCGGCACATCCTGCCGAACACGCTCGCCCCCGTCATCGTCATCACCACGATGAACCTCGGCGTCTACATCGCCGCCGAGGCCGCCCTGTCCTACCTGGGCATCGGCATCCAGTACCCGAACATCTCCTGGGGCCTCATGATCAGTGACGCCCAGGACCGGTTCCTGACCTCGCCGCACGCGCTGCTGTTCCCGGCCGGCGCCCTGAGCATCACCGTGCTGGCGTTCATCATGCTCGGAGACGTCGTGCGCGACGCCTTCGACCCGAAGATGCGCTGA